Proteins encoded in a region of the Diabrotica virgifera virgifera chromosome 4, PGI_DIABVI_V3a genome:
- the LOC126883575 gene encoding uncharacterized protein LOC126883575 — translation MDKVEKKRERGKNYTEQEKENLLEIVKQYLNVIENKLTDGTSVKLKNEVWEVITEEFNATAQSGIRNAGQLRLLYDSIKKKARKDKANQKVEIYKTGGGLNKFQESDSIGEKYLSMASTSGTQPILNIYDSTAPFDELLRNEGGVAQVAEEVQDQGSLEQCTENEPLKLPEKCKRLNYVSGVPHHKKNKCEEGSEKEKIKLKILQIRQEKEELSRDILKLEKQKLELAVKEKILQLRHQYGDEFENLKN, via the coding sequence atggACAAGGTTGAAAAGAAACGAGAGCGAGGAAAAAATTACACAGAGCAGGAGAAAGAAAACCTTTTAGAAATTGTAAAACAATATTTGAATGTAATTGAAAATAAACTAACGGATGGCACAAGTGTAAAATTGAAGAATGAAGTATGGGAAGTTATCACCGAAGAGTTTAATGCAACGGCACAAAGTGGTATACGAAATGCAGGCCAGTTAAGACTTCTTTATGATAGTATTAAAAAAAAAGCCAGAAAAGATAAGGCCAATCAAAAAGTGGAAATTTACAAAACCGGTGGCGGTTTAAATAAATTTCAAGAGTCAGACTCCATTGGGGAGAAATATTTATCTATGGCTAGTACTAGTGGAACACAgccaatattaaatatttatgaTAGCACCGCTCCATTTGATGAACTTCTTCGTAATGAAGGTGGGGTTGCACAAGTTGCTGAAGAAGTACAGGATCAAGGTAGTCTTGAACAATGCACAGAAAATGAACCTCTTAAACTACCGGAAAAGTGTAAAAGACTTAATTATGTATCAGGGGTCCcgcatcacaaaaaaaataagTGTGAAGAAGGTTCAGAAAaggaaaaaattaaattaaaaattcttCAAATTCGACAAGAAAAGGAAGAGTTAAGTAGAgacattttaaaattagaaaaacagAAACTAGAGCTGGCAGTTAAAGAAAAGATTCTACAACTAAGACATCAGTATGGGGATGAGttcgagaatttaaaaaattaa